One Manihot esculenta cultivar AM560-2 chromosome 6, M.esculenta_v8, whole genome shotgun sequence DNA segment encodes these proteins:
- the LOC110618190 gene encoding uncharacterized protein LOC110618190 isoform X3 has product MEDSPSRTYYSNSMATGASKFLSNLPSRGFLSSTVLSSNPGGMRVYICDHDTLPPEGQQIKTNQTNILIRSLQIKKQKGDSSSKDMKGVTVSEGSRKRPPERVQDGRASAKRSNSQTGHRQEGFDSQVVDRDFYSLTVERLRALLKERGLSPRGKKDELVARLRNVNG; this is encoded by the exons ATGGAGGATTCGCCTTCTCGGACTTATTATTCAAATTCAATGGCCACTGGGGCTTCCAAGTTCCTCTCTAATCTTCCTTCTCGAGGCTTCTTGTCCTCAACCGTTCTCTCTTCAAATCCG GGTGGGATGCGAGTCTATATCTGTGATCACGATACGTTGCCCCCAG AGGGCCAACAGATAAAGACTAATCAAACAAACATATTGATTAGATCGCTCCAGATTAAGAAACAAAAGGGTGATTCCAGTTCGAAGGATATGAAGGGAGTAACTGTCTCTGAGGGTTCTCGAAAGCG CCCTCCAGAAAGGGTTCAGGATGGCAGGGCATCAGCTAAAAGAAGCAATAGTCAAACTGGTCATCGACAAg AGGGATTTGATAGCCAAGTAGTTGATAGGGACTTTTACAGTTTGACAGTAGAAAGACTTCGTGCTCTTCTAAAGGAGCGGGGTCTTTCACCCAGAGGGAAGAAg GATGAGTTGGTTGCAAGGTTGAGAAATGTAAATGGTTAA
- the LOC110618190 gene encoding uncharacterized protein LOC110618190 isoform X1: MEDSPSRTYYSNSMATGASKFLSNLPSRGFLSSTVLSSNPIFFLQGGMRVYICDHDTLPPEGQQIKTNQTNILIRSLQIKKQKGDSSSKDMKGVTVSEGSRKRPPERVQDGRASAKRSNSQTGHRQEGFDSQVVDRDFYSLTVERLRALLKERGLSPRGKKDELVARLRNVNG; the protein is encoded by the exons ATGGAGGATTCGCCTTCTCGGACTTATTATTCAAATTCAATGGCCACTGGGGCTTCCAAGTTCCTCTCTAATCTTCCTTCTCGAGGCTTCTTGTCCTCAACCGTTCTCTCTTCAAATCCG attttttttttgcagGGTGGGATGCGAGTCTATATCTGTGATCACGATACGTTGCCCCCAG AGGGCCAACAGATAAAGACTAATCAAACAAACATATTGATTAGATCGCTCCAGATTAAGAAACAAAAGGGTGATTCCAGTTCGAAGGATATGAAGGGAGTAACTGTCTCTGAGGGTTCTCGAAAGCG CCCTCCAGAAAGGGTTCAGGATGGCAGGGCATCAGCTAAAAGAAGCAATAGTCAAACTGGTCATCGACAAg AGGGATTTGATAGCCAAGTAGTTGATAGGGACTTTTACAGTTTGACAGTAGAAAGACTTCGTGCTCTTCTAAAGGAGCGGGGTCTTTCACCCAGAGGGAAGAAg GATGAGTTGGTTGCAAGGTTGAGAAATGTAAATGGTTAA
- the LOC110618190 gene encoding uncharacterized protein LOC110618190 isoform X2 has protein sequence MEDSPSRTYYSNSMATGASKFLSNLPSRGFLSSTVLSSNPIFFLQGGMRVYICDHDTLPPEGQQIKTNQTNILIRSLQIKKQKGDSSSKDMKGVTVSEGSRKRPPERVQDGRASAKRSNSQTGHRQEGFDSQVVDRDFYSLTVERLRALLKERGLSPRGKKASFFLKKAKFI, from the exons ATGGAGGATTCGCCTTCTCGGACTTATTATTCAAATTCAATGGCCACTGGGGCTTCCAAGTTCCTCTCTAATCTTCCTTCTCGAGGCTTCTTGTCCTCAACCGTTCTCTCTTCAAATCCG attttttttttgcagGGTGGGATGCGAGTCTATATCTGTGATCACGATACGTTGCCCCCAG AGGGCCAACAGATAAAGACTAATCAAACAAACATATTGATTAGATCGCTCCAGATTAAGAAACAAAAGGGTGATTCCAGTTCGAAGGATATGAAGGGAGTAACTGTCTCTGAGGGTTCTCGAAAGCG CCCTCCAGAAAGGGTTCAGGATGGCAGGGCATCAGCTAAAAGAAGCAATAGTCAAACTGGTCATCGACAAg AGGGATTTGATAGCCAAGTAGTTGATAGGGACTTTTACAGTTTGACAGTAGAAAGACTTCGTGCTCTTCTAAAGGAGCGGGGTCTTTCACCCAGAGGGAAGAAggcaagtttttttttaaaaaaggcaAAATTCATATGA
- the LOC110617193 gene encoding SNF1-related protein kinase regulatory subunit gamma-1 isoform X1 codes for MATVHMMRESPVEETLDRSPRSPEAKLGMKVEDLWDVQEPQLSPTEKLNACFESIPVSAFPSANSSQVVEIKSDTSLAEAVKILADNKILSAPVVDVDAPADASWMDRYLGVVEFAGIAVWILHQSEPSSPRSQRSGASLAVAVNGLTNAAGLGTLGPEDASATSGNFFEALTSSEFYKSTKVRDISGSFRWAPFLALQRSNSFLTMLLLLSKYKMKSVPVVDLGDGKIDNIITQSAVIHMLAECAGLQWFESWGTKKLSEIGLPSMSAVHICKVHEEEPVLQAFKLMRKKRIGAIPVVGSDGQKPVGNISLRDVQFLLTAPEIYHDYRSITAKNFLTAVRSYLKKHHETSPMVNGLITCTKDHTIKELILQLDSKKIHRVYVVDDAGNLEGVITLRDIISRLVHEPPGYFGDFFDGVLPLPQNSRV; via the exons ATGGCGACGGTGCATATGATGAGAGAGAGTCCGGTGGAGGAGACGCTGGATAGGAGTCCGAGGAGTCCAGAGGCTAAACTCGGGATGAAAGTTGAGGATTTGTGGGATGTGCAGGAGCCTCAGCTCAGTCCGACTGAGAAGCTCAATGCTTGCTTCGAGAGTATACCTGTATCTGCCTTCCCGTCTGCGAATTCCTCCCAAG TGGTCGAGATCAAATCAGACACGAGTCTAGCAGAGGCTGTGAAAATACTAgcggataacaaaatattaagCGCGCCGGTAGTGGATGTTGATGCGCCTGCAGATGCCTCTTGGATGGACAGATACCTCGGCGTTGTTGAGTTCGCCGGAATCGCTGTCTGGATTTTACATCAG TCAGAACCTTCATCTCCCAGGAGTCAGAGATCTGGAGCATCTCTTGCAGTGGCAGTTAATGGATTGACTAATGCTGCAGGGCTTGGGACCCTAGGACCTGAAGATGCTTCAGCAACTTCTGGAAACTTTTTCGAGGCTTTGACTTCTTCTGAATTCTATAAAAGCACGAAG GTTCGAGACATCTCTGGATCATTCCGGTGGGCACCATTTCTTGCTTTACAGAGATCAAACTCCTTTTTGACGATGCTCTTGTTGCTCTCAAAATACAAAATGAAGAGCGTTCCTGTGGTTGATCTGGGTGATGGGAAGATTGATAACATAATCACGCAGTCTGCTGTTATTCATATGCTAGCGGAATGTGCTGGGCTTCAATGGTTTGAGAGCTGGGGAACCAAGAAACTTTCAGAAATTGGTCTTCCCTCCATGTCCGCTGTTCATATTTGCAAG GTGCATGAGGAAGAACCAGTTCTCCAAGCATTTAAACTGATGAGGAAAAAGAGAATTGGAGCAATACCTGTTGTTGGAAGTGACGGTCAAAAGCCAGTGGGCAATATAAGTCTAAGAGATGTTCAGTTCCTGTTAACTGCACCTGAGATCTACCATGATTATAG GTCTATAACTGCAAAGAACTTTTTGACGGCAGTTAGGAGTTACTTGAAGAAGCATCATGAAACCTCACCGATGGTGAATGGCTTGATCACGTGCACGAAAGACCACACCATCAAAGAATTGATTCTGCAACTTGATTCCAAGAAAATTCATCGAGTATATGTGGTGGATGATGCTGGTAATCTGGAAGGAGTGATCACACTGAGAGACATCATCTCAAGGCTTGTACATGAGCCTCCAGGCTACTTTGGTGATTTCTTTGACGGAGTGCTGCCTTTGCCTCAAAACAGCAGAGTTTAA
- the LOC110617193 gene encoding SNF1-related protein kinase regulatory subunit gamma-1 isoform X2 → MATVHMMRESPVEETLDRSPRSPEAKLGMKVEDLWDVQEPQLSPTEKLNACFESIPVSAFPSANSSQVVEIKSDTSLAEAVKILADNKILSAPVVDVDAPADASWMDRYLGVVEFAGIAVWILHQVRDISGSFRWAPFLALQRSNSFLTMLLLLSKYKMKSVPVVDLGDGKIDNIITQSAVIHMLAECAGLQWFESWGTKKLSEIGLPSMSAVHICKVHEEEPVLQAFKLMRKKRIGAIPVVGSDGQKPVGNISLRDVQFLLTAPEIYHDYRSITAKNFLTAVRSYLKKHHETSPMVNGLITCTKDHTIKELILQLDSKKIHRVYVVDDAGNLEGVITLRDIISRLVHEPPGYFGDFFDGVLPLPQNSRV, encoded by the exons ATGGCGACGGTGCATATGATGAGAGAGAGTCCGGTGGAGGAGACGCTGGATAGGAGTCCGAGGAGTCCAGAGGCTAAACTCGGGATGAAAGTTGAGGATTTGTGGGATGTGCAGGAGCCTCAGCTCAGTCCGACTGAGAAGCTCAATGCTTGCTTCGAGAGTATACCTGTATCTGCCTTCCCGTCTGCGAATTCCTCCCAAG TGGTCGAGATCAAATCAGACACGAGTCTAGCAGAGGCTGTGAAAATACTAgcggataacaaaatattaagCGCGCCGGTAGTGGATGTTGATGCGCCTGCAGATGCCTCTTGGATGGACAGATACCTCGGCGTTGTTGAGTTCGCCGGAATCGCTGTCTGGATTTTACATCAG GTTCGAGACATCTCTGGATCATTCCGGTGGGCACCATTTCTTGCTTTACAGAGATCAAACTCCTTTTTGACGATGCTCTTGTTGCTCTCAAAATACAAAATGAAGAGCGTTCCTGTGGTTGATCTGGGTGATGGGAAGATTGATAACATAATCACGCAGTCTGCTGTTATTCATATGCTAGCGGAATGTGCTGGGCTTCAATGGTTTGAGAGCTGGGGAACCAAGAAACTTTCAGAAATTGGTCTTCCCTCCATGTCCGCTGTTCATATTTGCAAG GTGCATGAGGAAGAACCAGTTCTCCAAGCATTTAAACTGATGAGGAAAAAGAGAATTGGAGCAATACCTGTTGTTGGAAGTGACGGTCAAAAGCCAGTGGGCAATATAAGTCTAAGAGATGTTCAGTTCCTGTTAACTGCACCTGAGATCTACCATGATTATAG GTCTATAACTGCAAAGAACTTTTTGACGGCAGTTAGGAGTTACTTGAAGAAGCATCATGAAACCTCACCGATGGTGAATGGCTTGATCACGTGCACGAAAGACCACACCATCAAAGAATTGATTCTGCAACTTGATTCCAAGAAAATTCATCGAGTATATGTGGTGGATGATGCTGGTAATCTGGAAGGAGTGATCACACTGAGAGACATCATCTCAAGGCTTGTACATGAGCCTCCAGGCTACTTTGGTGATTTCTTTGACGGAGTGCTGCCTTTGCCTCAAAACAGCAGAGTTTAA
- the LOC110617233 gene encoding exocyst complex component EXO70B1 has protein sequence MATTTTTSLGGGADDRVLATAQQIVKSLNTPKNVREDMLLIFSSFDNRLSNITDLIKEESNSQTRLDVAEKVIFRWDSSRHSAPAWDEAPEEAAEYLTAVDEILDLLDDLSIRSDNEIIDRAETAVQVAMSRLEEEFRHLLIRNTVPLDAERLYGSIRRVSLSFVSNEGEIDEDFESFGEVDNERTCFHERGGSLGDDVCVDLINSEAVEDLKVIAERMIRSGYEKECVQVYSNVRRDALDECLVILGVEKLSIEEVQKIDWKTLDEKMKKWIQAVKIGIRVLLAGEKRLCDYIFNGSDSAKEICFNETAKGCVMQLLNFGEAVSIARKSSEKLFRILDMYDALEVVFPDLQSMVTDELVCSEAKGVLAGLADAAKGTFAEFENAVRSETSKKPMLNGEIHPLTRYVMNYVKLVVDYSGTLNSLLENDEDESDDLQNDDVESTTTPIARRLLGLLSTLESNLEEKSRLYEDGAMQYIFLMNNILYIVQKVKDSELIKLVGDQWVRKRRGQIRQYATAYLRAAWTKALLCLKDEGIGGSSSNASKVALKDRFKNFNACFEEIYRIQTGWKVPDPQLREELRISISEKVIPAYRAFLGRFGSQLESGRHAGKYIKYTAEDLENYLPDLFEGTPLVLHHMRRKSS, from the coding sequence ATGGCCACCACTACCACCACCAGTCTCGGCGGCGGTGCCGACGATCGGGTTTTGGCCACGGCGCAGCAGATCGTCAAGAGCCTCAACACGCCCAAGAACGTCAGAGAGGATATGCTTCTTATCTTCTCCAGCTTTGATAATCGCTTATCCAATATTACCGATCTGATCAAAGAGGAATCTAATTCGCAGACAAGATTGGATGTCGCCGAGAAGGTTATTTTCCGTTGGGATTCCTCCCGCCACTCTGCTCCAGCATGGGATGAAGCACCAGAAGAAGCTGCTGAATATCTGACTGCCGTTGACGAAATTCTCGACTTGTTGGATGATTTGTCTATCCGGTCTGATAACGAGATCATCGACCGGGCCGAGACCGCCGTCCAGGTTGCTATGTCGAGGCTTGAGGAAGAGTTTCGTCATCTCTTGATAAGGAACACTGTTCCTCTTGATGCTGAGCGATTGTATGGATCTATTAGGCGAGTTTCGCTCTCCTTTGTATCCAATGAAGGGGAAATCGATGAAGATTTTGAGAGTTTCGGAGAGGTTGATAATGAGAGAACGTGTTTTCATGAGCGAGGAGGGAGTTTGGGTGATGATGTGTGTGTGGATTTGATAAATAGTGAGGCCGTGGAGGACCTCAAAGTGATTGCAGAGCGGATGATTCGATCAGGCTACGAAAAGGAATGCGTTCAAGTTTATAGTAATGTTCGCAGAGATGCTTTGGATGAGTGTTTGGTGATTTTGGGAGTTGAGAAACTGAGTATAGAAGAGGTGCAGAAAATTGACTGGAAAACTTTGGATGAGAAGATGAAGAAATGGATACAGGCTGTTAAGATTGGAATCAGGGTTCTTTTGGCTGGAGAGAAGAGGCTTTGTGATTATATATTCAACGGGTCTGATTCGGCTAAGGAGATTTGTTTTAATGAGACTGCAAAGGGGTGTGTGATGCAGTTGTTAAATTTTGGGGAGGCAGTGTCAATTGCGAGGAAGTCCTCCGAGAAGCTGTTTAGGATTTTGGACATGTATGACGCATTGGAAGTTGTTTTCCCAGATTTGCAGTCGATGGTTACAGATGAGTTGGTGTGTAGTGAGGCAAAGGGAGTGCTTGCTGGATTGGCAGATGCTGCAAAAGGGACTTTTGCAGAATTTGAGAATGCTGTCCGGAGCGAGACTTCCAAGAAGCCTATGCTTAATGGAGAGATTCATCCTCTTACTCGTTATGTGATGAATTACGTGAAGTTGGTGGTGGATTACAGCGGTACATTGAATTCCCTTCTAGAGAATGATGAGGATGAATCTGATGATTTGCAAAATGATGATGTAGAGAGCACTACAACTCCTATAGCAAGGAGATTGCTGGGTTTATTATCAACTCTGGAGTCGAACCTTGAGGAGAAATCAAGACTTTATGAGGATGGTGCTATGcagtatatatttttaatgaataatATCCTGTATATAGTGCAGAAGGTCAAGGACTCAGAACTTATCAAGCTTGTGGGAGATCAGTGGGTTCGCAAACGCCGGGGCCAGATACGCCAATATGCTACGGCTTATCTTAGGGCTGCTTGGACTAAGGCCTTGCTTTGTTTGAAGGATGAAGGGATTGGTGGGAGCTCCAGTAATGCCTCCAAAGTTGCTCTGAAGGACAGGTTCAAGAATTTCAATGCTTGCTTTGAGGAAATATATAGAATTCAGACAGGTTGGAAGGTTCCAGATCCTCAGCTTCGCGAAGAGCTTCGAATATCTATATCTGAAAAAGTTATACCAGCTTACCGAGCATTTTTGGGAAGGTTTGGGAGTCAGCTAGAGAGTGGAAGGCATGCTGGGAAATATATAAAGTATACAGCAGAGGATTTAGAGAATTACTTACCGGATTTGTTTGAAGGGACACCTCTTGTTCTTCACCACATGAGAAGAAAAAGTTCATAG